One Candidatus Binatia bacterium DNA window includes the following coding sequences:
- the rseP gene encoding RIP metalloprotease RseP, which yields MQAGSLAAAILVLAVVIFVHELGHFLVGKLCDVEVRVFSMGFGPTLFARQVGETVYRIAMIPLGGYVRMAGYEEEGGDPEDIPADPSRGFTAKSLWQRAAIIVAGPAVNLLFAVLVLFGCALAYGVGVASDKPTIDGVATGRPAEQVGLRHGDTVVAIDGKTIANWDEMVAAIVASNGRVLHMDIADEKGERRNVDVTPKLADQRDPFGEALAPVWQIGVSRGVDLVPIGPAGAMLTALDRTWRDSWMIVQTFVRLVEGRVSASDLGGPILVVAEASRHAQSGLQPLLLFMALISVNLGVVNLLPIPVLDGGHLAFMGFEAVRGRPLSLRVREYALGFGMVLIGTLMLFVVFHDLVRIVGG from the coding sequence ATGCAAGCAGGCAGCCTCGCCGCCGCGATTCTCGTGCTGGCGGTCGTCATCTTCGTCCACGAGCTCGGCCACTTCCTGGTCGGCAAGCTCTGCGACGTCGAGGTCCGTGTGTTTTCGATGGGTTTCGGCCCGACGCTGTTCGCGCGCCAAGTCGGAGAGACGGTCTATCGCATCGCGATGATCCCGCTCGGCGGCTACGTGCGCATGGCCGGATACGAGGAAGAAGGCGGCGATCCCGAGGATATCCCGGCCGACCCCTCGCGCGGGTTTACCGCCAAGTCGCTGTGGCAGCGTGCGGCGATCATCGTCGCCGGCCCCGCCGTCAACCTTTTGTTCGCAGTGCTCGTGCTGTTCGGGTGCGCCCTGGCGTACGGCGTCGGCGTAGCGTCGGACAAGCCGACGATCGACGGCGTCGCAACGGGAAGGCCGGCCGAGCAGGTGGGTCTGCGTCACGGCGACACCGTCGTCGCCATCGACGGCAAGACTATCGCCAACTGGGACGAGATGGTCGCCGCCATCGTTGCGAGCAACGGGCGCGTATTGCACATGGATATCGCCGACGAAAAGGGCGAGCGGCGAAACGTCGACGTGACGCCGAAGCTCGCCGACCAGCGCGACCCTTTCGGGGAAGCGCTCGCGCCGGTGTGGCAGATCGGCGTGAGCCGTGGCGTTGACCTCGTTCCGATCGGGCCCGCTGGAGCGATGCTCACGGCTCTGGATCGCACGTGGCGCGACTCGTGGATGATCGTCCAGACGTTCGTGCGCCTCGTCGAGGGCCGTGTCTCGGCCAGCGACCTCGGCGGACCGATTCTCGTCGTCGCCGAAGCGAGCCGTCATGCGCAGTCGGGCCTGCAGCCGCTGCTGCTCTTCATGGCGCTGATCAGCGTCAACCTGGGCGTCGTCAACCTTCTGCCCATCCCCGTGCTCGACGGCGGCCACCTCGCGTTCATGGGCTTCGAAGCCGTGCGCGGGCGGCCTCTTTCGCTTCGCGTGCGGGAATACGCGCTCGGCTTCGGCATGGTGCTGATCGGCACGCTGATGCTGTTCGTCGTGTTCCACGACCTCGTTCGCATCGTCGGCGGGTGA
- the frr gene encoding ribosome recycling factor, which translates to MIEDILKELRGQMHETLVSLRRDLARIRAGRATPALLDHVFVDYYGSSTPLNKLATVSAPEARLLVVQPFDKSTLQSIDRAIRMAELGLSPVSDGIILRLPIPELNEERRKDLVKQLRKDAEHHRVSARTHRRDANELLKEAETEKEITQDEHRGASERVQKLTDETIAQIDEIVKTKEHEILSV; encoded by the coding sequence ATGATCGAAGACATCCTCAAGGAGCTTCGCGGCCAGATGCACGAGACGCTGGTCTCGCTGCGCCGCGACCTGGCCCGCATTCGCGCCGGGCGCGCCACGCCGGCGCTGCTGGACCACGTTTTCGTCGACTACTACGGTTCTTCCACTCCCCTCAACAAGCTCGCGACGGTCTCGGCTCCCGAGGCGCGGCTTCTCGTCGTGCAACCGTTCGACAAGAGCACGCTGCAGTCGATCGACAGGGCGATCCGCATGGCCGAGCTCGGACTGTCGCCGGTCAGCGACGGAATCATCCTGAGGCTGCCGATCCCCGAGCTGAACGAAGAGCGGCGCAAAGACCTCGTCAAGCAGCTGCGCAAGGACGCCGAGCACCACCGGGTGTCGGCGCGCACCCACCGCCGCGATGCCAACGAGCTGCTGAAAGAAGCCGAGACCGAGAAGGAAATCACGCAGGACGAGCACCGCGGCGCCAGCGAGAGAGTCCAGAAGCTTACCGACGAGACGATTGCGCAGATCGACGAGATCGTAAAGACCAAGGAGCACGAGATCCTTTCGGTCTGA
- a CDS encoding phosphatidate cytidylyltransferase, whose translation MLRQRLATAAIAIPLLIWLILAGPNVIFSAVVLAFTFLSLMEMAAMQRVAVTGSAPLTVGAGMAIALSMWVDATGATLSAGIVVALIGVMLGTLATAEDMQRSVTGAGQILFAALYGGLLLPHLIWLRALEHGPGLVFFVIATSMASDAGGFFAGRAWGKRKLWPTVSPKKTVEGAAGSVAAAVVIGGFFQWALVGRFGFLESVLVTAILSLLAQIGDLSESMIKRAFDAKDSGWIIPGHGGVLDRTDSMVLPIVFTYYYASLTWT comes from the coding sequence ATGCTGCGCCAGCGACTGGCCACTGCCGCGATCGCCATTCCGCTGCTGATCTGGCTGATCCTGGCCGGACCCAACGTGATTTTTTCCGCCGTCGTTCTCGCATTCACGTTCCTGTCGCTGATGGAGATGGCCGCGATGCAGAGGGTGGCCGTCACCGGCTCGGCGCCGCTGACGGTCGGCGCGGGCATGGCGATCGCACTGTCGATGTGGGTGGACGCCACCGGCGCCACGCTGTCGGCCGGCATCGTCGTCGCGCTGATCGGCGTGATGCTCGGGACGCTGGCCACTGCCGAGGACATGCAGCGCAGCGTCACCGGCGCCGGGCAGATCCTGTTCGCCGCGTTGTACGGCGGCCTGCTGCTGCCTCACCTGATCTGGCTGCGCGCGCTCGAGCACGGGCCGGGCCTCGTGTTTTTCGTGATCGCGACGTCGATGGCCAGCGATGCCGGCGGCTTCTTTGCCGGGCGCGCCTGGGGCAAGCGCAAGCTGTGGCCCACCGTCAGCCCGAAGAAGACCGTCGAAGGCGCCGCCGGATCGGTGGCCGCCGCGGTCGTCATCGGCGGCTTCTTCCAGTGGGCGCTGGTCGGACGCTTCGGATTCCTCGAGTCGGTGCTCGTGACGGCAATACTTTCGCTGCTCGCGCAGATCGGCGACTTGTCGGAATCGATGATCAAAAGGGCGTTCGACGCCAAGGATTCGGGCTGGATCATCCCCGGTCACGGGGGAGTGCTCGATCGCACCGACAGCATGGTCCTGCCGATCGTGTTCACCTACTACTACGCGAGCCTCACGTGGACCTGA
- the rpsB gene encoding 30S ribosomal protein S2, with the protein MSQVTMKQLLEAGVHFGHQTSRWNPKMRPYIFGARNGIHIIDLQQTVNLFREACDFVREVAARGGTVLFVGTKKQAQEAIKSESERGKQYYVNNRWLGGTLTNFQTIKKSIDRMRRIEDTLADPASAQLFKKKERLLMQRELDKLMINLSGIREMKRPPDALFVIDPDREQIAVAEANRLKIPVVAVVDSNCDPDRIAYCVPGNDDAIRAIRLFCGAIADSCLEGLAESEARGTVAEKGDGTSYGGSFADVIGAAGEEAMGGAASFEPGSFATSDFDTSPAE; encoded by the coding sequence ATGAGCCAAGTCACGATGAAGCAGCTCCTGGAGGCCGGCGTTCACTTCGGCCACCAGACCAGCAGGTGGAACCCCAAGATGCGCCCCTACATTTTCGGCGCGCGAAACGGGATTCACATCATCGACCTCCAGCAGACCGTCAATCTCTTTCGGGAAGCCTGCGACTTCGTCCGCGAAGTCGCCGCCCGCGGCGGCACCGTGCTGTTCGTCGGCACCAAGAAGCAGGCCCAGGAAGCGATCAAGTCGGAGTCCGAACGCGGCAAGCAGTACTACGTCAACAACCGCTGGCTCGGCGGAACGCTGACGAACTTCCAGACCATCAAGAAGTCGATCGACCGCATGCGTCGCATCGAGGACACCTTGGCGGATCCGGCCAGCGCGCAGCTGTTCAAGAAGAAAGAGCGCCTGCTGATGCAGCGCGAGCTCGATAAGCTCATGATCAACCTTTCCGGCATCCGCGAGATGAAGCGTCCTCCCGACGCGCTGTTCGTCATCGACCCGGACCGCGAGCAGATCGCGGTGGCCGAGGCCAATCGCCTGAAAATCCCCGTCGTCGCCGTCGTCGACAGCAACTGCGACCCCGACCGGATCGCGTACTGCGTGCCGGGCAACGACGACGCGATCCGCGCGATCCGCCTGTTCTGCGGCGCGATCGCCGACTCCTGCCTCGAGGGCCTGGCCGAGAGCGAAGCCCGCGGCACGGTCGCCGAAAAGGGTGACGGCACCTCCTACGGCGGCAGCTTCGCCGACGTCATCGGCGCGGCCGGCGAAGAGGCCATGGGCGGCGCGGCATCGTTCGAGCCCGGCTCCTTTGCCACTTCCGACTTCGACACGAGCCCCGCCGAATGA
- the pyrH gene encoding UMP kinase — translation MADAGAKPSRYRRVLLKISGESLAGDGESGIAPLVVSRIAREIRDARALDCQMAVVVGGGNIFRGLKAAEMGMDRATGDYMGMLATVLNSLALQDALEKLGVPTRVQSALEIREVAEPYIRRRATRHLEKGRVVIFAAGTGNPFFTTDTAASLRAVEVGADIIMKGTRVDGVYSADPEKDPLAERFEKVTHFEVLQKSLKVMDTTAISLCMDNRMPILVFDMTREGNIVRAVAGDGIGTLVAG, via the coding sequence ATGGCTGACGCTGGAGCCAAGCCGTCCCGCTACCGGCGCGTCCTTCTCAAAATCAGTGGAGAGTCGCTTGCCGGCGACGGCGAATCGGGGATCGCCCCGCTCGTCGTCTCGCGCATCGCCCGCGAAATCCGTGACGCGCGCGCGCTCGACTGCCAGATGGCCGTCGTCGTCGGCGGCGGCAACATCTTTCGCGGCCTCAAGGCCGCCGAAATGGGCATGGACCGCGCCACCGGCGACTACATGGGCATGCTGGCCACCGTCCTGAACAGCCTGGCGCTGCAGGATGCGCTCGAAAAGCTCGGCGTCCCGACCCGGGTGCAGAGCGCCCTGGAGATCCGCGAGGTGGCCGAGCCGTACATCCGCCGCCGCGCCACCCGCCACCTCGAAAAAGGCCGCGTCGTCATCTTCGCTGCCGGCACCGGCAACCCTTTCTTCACGACGGACACCGCCGCCAGCCTGAGGGCCGTCGAGGTCGGGGCCGACATCATCATGAAGGGCACGCGCGTCGATGGCGTCTACTCGGCGGATCCGGAAAAGGATCCCCTGGCGGAGCGATTCGAGAAGGTGACCCACTTCGAGGTGCTTCAGAAGAGCCTGAAGGTGATGGACACGACTGCCATTTCGCTGTGCATGGACAACCGCATGCCGATCCTCGTCTTCGACATGACGCGCGAAGGCAACATCGTGCGGGCGGTGGCGGGCGACGGCATCGGCACGCTGGTCGCAGGGTGA
- the tsf gene encoding translation elongation factor Ts → MNIDAKLVKDLRERTGAGMMDCKKALADTAGDIEKAVAVLREKGLAGASKKAGRVAADGLVGVLSSPDSKSAVVFELNCETDFVAKTDAFRALLQTLGAALLAADVTEGSGDTVSGLKVEGGKTIAALLTESIAQIGENIGLRRFSRFASKNGVVGSYVHAGGKIGVLVEIAGGDSRHIELARSLAMQVAAAFPRCVSRDEIAAGDLAAEREIYRQQALSSGKPEKIVDRIVDGKIEKFYSEICLLEQEYVRDSDLRVDKLVAQSAKETGASLSVSRFARFQLGEGIEKKQSNLADEVAQTIGQSA, encoded by the coding sequence ATGAACATCGACGCCAAGCTCGTCAAGGACCTGCGCGAGCGTACCGGCGCGGGCATGATGGACTGCAAGAAGGCGCTGGCCGACACGGCCGGCGACATCGAGAAGGCAGTCGCCGTGCTGCGCGAAAAGGGCCTCGCCGGCGCGTCCAAGAAGGCCGGCCGGGTGGCCGCCGACGGGCTGGTCGGCGTGCTCTCGAGCCCTGATTCGAAGAGCGCCGTCGTCTTCGAGCTCAACTGCGAAACCGACTTCGTCGCCAAGACCGACGCGTTCCGCGCGCTGCTGCAGACGCTCGGCGCCGCCCTGCTGGCGGCCGACGTCACCGAAGGCAGCGGCGACACCGTCAGCGGCCTCAAGGTCGAAGGCGGCAAGACGATCGCTGCGCTGCTGACCGAAAGCATCGCGCAGATCGGCGAAAACATCGGGCTGCGCCGCTTCTCGCGCTTCGCGAGCAAGAACGGTGTGGTCGGCAGCTACGTGCACGCCGGCGGAAAGATCGGTGTGCTCGTGGAGATTGCCGGCGGCGACTCGCGCCACATCGAGCTGGCCAGGTCGCTGGCCATGCAGGTAGCCGCGGCGTTCCCGCGCTGCGTCTCGCGCGACGAGATCGCCGCAGGCGATCTTGCCGCCGAGCGCGAGATCTACCGACAGCAGGCACTGTCTTCGGGCAAGCCCGAAAAGATCGTCGACCGCATCGTCGACGGCAAGATCGAGAAGTTCTACTCGGAGATCTGCCTGCTCGAGCAGGAGTACGTGCGCGACAGCGATCTGCGCGTCGACAAGCTGGTCGCGCAGTCCGCGAAGGAGACGGGCGCGAGCCTGTCGGTTTCCCGCTTCGCGCGATTCCAGCTCGGCGAGGGCATCGAGAAGAAGCAGTCCAACCTGGCTGACGAGGTCGCCCAAACCATCGGTCAGAGCGCCTGA